A stretch of Canis lupus familiaris isolate Mischka breed German Shepherd chromosome 11, alternate assembly UU_Cfam_GSD_1.0, whole genome shotgun sequence DNA encodes these proteins:
- the VDAC1 gene encoding voltage-dependent anion-selective channel protein 1, whose amino-acid sequence MAVPPTYADLGKSARDVFTKGYGFGLIKLDLKTKSENGLEFTSSGSANTETTKVTGSLETKYRWTEYGLTFTEKWNTDNTLGTEITVEDQLARGLKLTFDSSFSPNTGKKNAKIKTGYKREHINLGCDVDFDIAGPSIRGALVLGYEGWLAGYQMNFETAKSRVTQSNFAVGYKTDEFQLHTNVNDGTEFGGSIYQKVNKKLETAVNLAWTAGNSNTRFGIAAKYQIDPDACFSAKVNNSSLIGLGYTQTLKPGIKLTLSALLDGKNVNAGGHKLGLGLEFQA is encoded by the exons ATGGCTGTGCCTCCCACGTATGCTGATCTTGGCAAATCTGCCAGGGACGTCTTCACTAAGGGTTATG gaTTTGGCTTAATAAAACTTGACttgaaaacaaaatctgagaATGGACTG GAATTTACAAGTTCGGGTTCAGCCAACACTGAGACCACCAAAGTGACGGGCAGTCTGGAAACCAAGTACAGATGGACTGAATATGGTCTGACGTTTACAGAGAAatggaacactgacaacactcTAGGCACAGAGATCACTGTGGAAGATCAG CTTGCACGTGGACTGAAGCTGACCTTTGATTCATCCTTCTCACCAAACACAGG gaaaaaaaatgctaaaatcaaGACAGGGTATAAGCGGGAGCACATCAACCTGGGCTGTGACGTGGATTTTGACATTGCTGGTCCTTCCATCCGGGGTGCTTTGGTGCTGGGCTAtgagggctggctggctggctacCAGATGAATTTTGAGACTGCAAAGTCCCGAGTGACCCAGAGCAACTTTGCAGTTGGCTACAAGACCGACGAATTCCAGCTCCATACTAACGT AAATGATGGGACAGAGTTTGGTGGCTCCATTTATCAGAAGGTGAACAAGAAGTTAGAGACCGCTGTCAATCTGGCCTGGACAGCAGGAAATAGTAACACTCGCTTTGGAATAGCGGCCAAGTATCAGATTGACCCCGATGCCTGCTTCTCG GCTAAAGTGAACAACTCCAGCCTGATAGGTTTAGGATACACTCAGACCCTAAAGCCAG GTATCAAACTGACGCTATCGGCTCTGCTGGATGGCAAGAATGTCAATGCTGGCGGCCACAAGCTTGGTCTAGGACTGGAGTTTCAGGCGTAA